The Branchiostoma lanceolatum isolate klBraLanc5 chromosome 19, klBraLanc5.hap2, whole genome shotgun sequence DNA segment TTTGGGAACTTCAAACCAGTAGCGATATGTTTAAGGAACCTGCCTGTCTTGTCGAACATTGCCATACGTCCATTTATGGAATCTACGACAATGACGTTACCTGccctgtctgtacagatgccaCCAGCTTGGTGTATCTGCCCTCCGTCACTTCCCCCACCTCCAAACTGTTTCACACGCTCTCCCTGCTCATTGTACACATGAACACAGTCTTTCTCACAATCCGACACAAGAATGTTCCCTTCCTGGTCCATGGTCATGTACACTGGGTATACCATCTCCCCATAGAAAAAACCCATTTCCTCCAGAAATGTCCCGTCTGGCCTGTATGCTCGCAGGAAACCCACATCATCAGCGTCTTCCTGATTAGTAAGTTGTCCTGATGGGCGGTTGACAATAATCCGGTTCAGCTTTGTGTCCACTACAATTCCTCTAGCAATTGGAAACTCTGGAAACTTCTGTATGCCAAACTTCCTCAGCACCCTGCCCTGTTTGGTATACTGCGCGACAAAGCAGAAATGTGTGAAATGCTGACCAATGCAAGGTTTCTTTAGGGGGCCTCGCTCTATGTaccccaccacccacaggttcccCTCCCCGTCCAGGGCCACATCCCAAGGTTCCATCTCCTCCCCATCTGGCACGATGGTTGGAAACTGATTGATAAATGTTCCCTGCAGGGTGAAGACTTGGATTCTCTTGTTCTCCCTGTCTGCTACAAAGATCTCCCCTTCCTCTGACACTGTAACACCCCGAGGGTCTTTGAACTTCCCAGGTTGTGTCCCCTCTCCACCAAATGTCACCATGGTAGTCTCTGCTGTAGGTGCTGCTGAGATAGCTTCAGATAGGAGAGACCGCACATATCCTAACCCTTCCACTGGGGTGTCTGTGGGCTGGAAGACAACTCGCTGGGTGTGCACAGGACTTGGTACTGCTTTTTTACGGTATTTTCCTACCACCTCTGTCATCCTGGTCTGCTGGGTAGAAAAATTGACCTGTACTTGCTTCATTTCTTGCTCTGCTCCATCAcaggcagcagacagttcattAATATCTGCCGAAACTGCATCACTACTGTCCTGCACAACTTTGATATGCATCCTGTGATTCTGTTCAGCTTCAGCCAAGAGGTGGTCCTTTGACTCCGTAAATTTTTGTACCATTTGGTTGTACGTCTGAACAATACTGTTATCTGTTTGCTCTTTTTGTTCCTTCATGTTTTTTTCCTGCTCTCTTAAGCCATGAAGAAAGGTACAGTAACTTTCCAGGATGTTCCTTCCTTCATCAATCAACGCCTGAACTGAGGCTCTTTGtacctgtatgttttttttgAGGCTCATAGTAGGATGTCCATCATGGTTTTCTTCAATGCAGTCAACACACAAAGGCACTTGGCACTGTTTACAGTAGAGTTTGAGTTCCTCAGAGGGGTGAAGACTACACATGCTCCCAGGTTGGGGTTGTTCCCTTGTTTCCCCTGACAGTGTAGCCTGGTTTTGCAGCCTCTCACACAGACTTGCAAAGTCTTCTAAGGCTTTTTTCTGGGTTATTGTGACATGATCGCTGTGTATTTCATCCAAACACTTGTTACAAACAGGCACAGAACATTGCTTACAGTAGAGCTTGACTTCCTCAGAGGGGTGAAAACTGCACCTGTTTCCAGACTggggttgttcctttgtttcctCTGACAATGTAGCTTGATCCTGGAGCCTCTCACACAAATTTCTAACCAAGAGACTGTCAGGAAAACCTGCAACCCCCTGACGTGGCATCCTGACCCTACGACGGCAGTTTGGGCACAGGAAACGGGCTTTACCCCCTGCATGGTCCTGTAgacagtcctgacagaaggtgtgctgacagggcagcaCCTTGGGCCTGGTGAACAGCTCCAGGCAGATGCTGCAGGACAGTTTTTTTTCGTGGATTTGTGTTCCTAAAGTTGATGGTGCAGCCGCCATTTTGCTGTCCTTTCCAGCCCACTTAGGTTACAATTCCACCTACATGTTGTGTAACTGCCAGTGAAGGCTATTGTGTAACTGGCTCCTTGATTACACATATCAGGTTTCACACCTGACCTTACAAATACAATGGTGAAATACCTGCCTACTACATGTGCAGGGCAACACCTTATGGGctaagcaacagatgcactgCAGTTCATGTAGCAGGCTTCACAATGATTGATTCATGATTGAACCAGCATCACTAGTtgatcatgtcatgaagttcagatttttttttacctttcaggTGAAgattttgtctgtcccaacaagcaaatttctgtccgaGGACGgaaggtcctggagacagccctgcattgAACACCAAACAAAGTCCCAATGCAAACATGTAAATGCTCTTGAAATCTCTGTCCCTTCAAACCAATTTAAGAGGTCTTGTGGGATAGAATTAGAACAACTAGCTATAGGAGGAACACACAGGGTTTAAACCTTCTCTGACTGGTTAACTTTATATACTGTAGAAGGAAATATGTTCAGCAACCCTACACAACACTGTTATTAACAGCCTCTCTTCCTCTAAAATAGCCAGGAATCTGTTATCCTTATCTGCCCAATTAACTCCTGAAGTATTTAAACAGTCCTGTTGACCCTTTGGTGGCTTGTATACCCAGGAATCAACTTTCACTGGTAAAATAGGAGTCAAATTTCACTCACCCAAAGCTCTGTGTTTGCACCGTGCAATCCTGATTTCATGGATAAAGACATACCAATTTAATTGGTTCTGAGATTCTGAAAATTCTGATGCTGAACAAAAagatgaccatgaaaacagagtaTGATCATACTTCCGATCATAatatcatcaggttggtagaacatactttaggatattggagattctttttacataaccagtaaatctcacctgctgacgtttcgatgtctgtcagacaccttcttcagagcttctgacttgaGTATGATCGTACAATGAGGGAAAAGTCTTGTACCTACAAGGTCCTACATCAGGTATAATATTCATATCATAACTGACATCTACAATGTATTGCCAAAAACTCcaaaacctttgtaattttgtggtaatttttgtcattttgtagtCGTTTTTGTCAGTTATTGGCCATCTGTCAAATGCTGGGCACTGGGGAAAAACTTTGGCCATGTATAAGCCTTAAGTAAACTGGATACAAAAGCCACTTCATTGGGACTATAGCGTACTTTGTTATACACACACAAGACAAGGGGTACGCAAACAAACGATTTGACAAGCAAACAATCACAGCTATTAGTCTTTGTGAGGGACATGAAGTAGGTTAATTTTAGCCCACTGGTTCAGGTTTTCTCTGATTTTCTTCCTAAAtttcttcatccatccatccatccgatcattcattcattcattcattcattcattcattcattcattcattcattcatccatccatccatccatccatccatccatccatccatccatccatccatccatccatccatccagcaatccatccatccagcaatccatccatccagcaaTCCAGCACACTACCATGCTGGTTCACAAACCTGTCCAGGTTTTCTCTGAGTGTTCTTTTTAGTCTGACAGCcatgtttgtgtacagttaGAACAACACAGGCCATCTGGGCACACTTACATGGTGTGGAAACAGGATTTAAAGGTTGTTGGCCTTTAGTAATTCTGTGCAAGGCCTTACTGTCTTTATTTCATGGGTCACGGATGACATCGTCTTGAAGTAAAACCCCAAATTTGATGCTTAAGTGGAGCAAAATGTGTCACATTAACCTTCAACCAACTAAGGTAGACAATAGGTTACCAGGTACAGCAGCACTGAAAAGGTTAAACTCATTTTGCATAGAATGCTTTACAACATACATATAAccatgtttcaaattttgcataattcaatTAAAAATTCCATATTTCTTCACAGgcaaattaacaacatgggctcccaaacaaagaGGAAAAAGCTCAAATCTGGAGAAAACCCTGGAAGAAATCAACACAGACAGCCTAACATTTAGAAAGAAACCGACTTCCAATCATTAGAATTCCTTACATCAGACATTCCTACACCAGGAGGAATTTTAAGGGCTGAAAAGCAAAGGTCTTAAAGTAGAAGATGACATCTGTCTCCCAAAAGGGGCAGTGGAAAACACACAGCCCAGGTTTGTATGTCAACACCACGCACCACTTTCCTCCATCGTGTCAACAGTCGGACAGGAAGCGGCTAGGGAAAGTTCAAGacacactttcacttttaacTTTCACTTCAGCCACCAAGAAACTAGTGAAAGTTCTATATGTACTTTAGCTTTTAAATTTCACATCCACAACCAAAGCTAGGGAAAGTTCTGGGTGTCCTTTCACTTTTAACTTTCACATCTACAACCAAGAAGCTGGGGAAAGTTCTCAATGTACTTTTTTCACATCAACAAAGCTAAGGAAATTTCTGGATGTCCTTTTGGTTTTAAACCTTTCACTTCAAGAACTAGAAGAGAAACTATATGGCAAACTACATATTTGGGGTTTGAAATGCATACTTTGATCCCACCACTTAGAAGTGCATTAATTGTTTATTTCTATGTCCCGCAACTTTGTGTAAACATTTCCTCATATCTATAATTACTTAACCACACGCTGGGAATAGAAATGGTTTCTCTTCCTATTTTCTTTGATTGTGTTACCATAATTTGCGTCTGAAATGTAATTACGGTATTCCTCTTCCTAGAGTACCGTAAACCTTGTAAATTTTGCACACACACAATGTCCTCTTTGTTACATCATGTGTATGAAAAAACTTTCGAACCTCATACATACAActtgaaacacaaacaaatttcTACCATGTGTTACAATAGTTTACTTGTAAAATGTACTCATCTGTTTCTACATTACTGTAAAATGTCTAATTTCTGCGCACACAGAGATGAGAAGACAgagaaacagaaacaaagaCTTCCTTGATTGTGTGCAACTTGAAACCTAAATAAATTTCTACCCTGTGCCCTAGAAATctaatcccgggaagggtatccttgtcggagctgcaccgtctttcaggagagacgaaaaatggaggtcccgtgtttgaggaggtgcctcgagtgcgttacaacagcctcattactcacatgggtacctactggcttaaataatacaacctggtgaattatatctatatctactgtaacagtactgtaaatcttcaaatttCTGCACACACAAAGGAAAGTTTATGTAAGTAAAGACGGGAAGAAAGAGAAACATAGACGTTTGTCAGGCTTCCTCATACCAAAACACAAATAAATTTCTACCTTGCGTTACTGTAATTTGCCTCTACAAGATACTTCATACCTCATTAGAGTACTGTAAAATGTCTAATTTctgcacacacatacaggaaAGTCCATGTAAGTAAAGACGGGAAGAAAGAGAAACAGAGACATTTGTCGGGCTGTCAacaggcgcccccctcccccaaacttGGCAAGGTCGAGACACCAATTTGGCCCCACTCCAGCACCTGGCTTCACTGAAACCTGCTGAAACCTAACACAAAAATATCAGCCAAAAACACACAGAGGATCCAACCTGTGAGTTCGGGTGTAAAACTGGGGGGAAATGAGGGCATAAAAAGACTGTGGGACCGGCTAGGCCCTATTATGGCCTCTGGCTGCCTGGTCACTCACAGTGGATAAAGATAGAGGAGCCAAATCAGGCTGTCAGTCAGTCTCCACTCACCCAACACTCGATGATGTGACTTTCACCGCCCGGACGGAACCCTAACCCTCCGGAATCCCTCCAGGTAAAATCCGACACTCCAACGTTCGTGGAATCCTACATAAGCGTACGGGACGGCGGCAGAACTCCCGAACCAACGTCCCGGTTAGAAACAAGCGTCCCTTCCTCCCCTTGGTAGCAGCATCCTCACTCCTAACCGAGGGACTGCATGCCAGGGTCCGTACAGCTATGTCAGGAATGCCGGCCGCTCGGTGGGTATATATGCCTTCTAAACACACCAGCACCAGGCAGGCTGGGACGGCACCACCAGGACCAACACATCCGGGGACGACACACCGGGCTCGCCACGCCCGCCGTTCTACCATCGTCATGGTAACAACCGGATAACCAATCTCGACGTTGTAACGGAGGAGTCGTCGTTGTTAACACACGGCGTGCAACGGAAGAGAAGTTTAGCGATGTTCTAACACCGTACGGACGGAAGTGAACGTCACACGGAGCAGCGAGTGGAGTGGGGAGACTTTCTGACGGAGGAGACTGGAACAGAAGGGCGATTCTTTCCCGGCCCTGATTAAATTGTCCCGAATGTCGATGAATTATGGATGAAGCGGAGGCTCTAATTGGCTGAATATGTAATGTAATTTGGAGCAGAATTCCATTAACTACACAGTTTTTGTCCCACTAATAACCTAATAAACTGGACCCATGGATCCTGTACCCCCGGCCACACCAACACAGTCAACTGTTTCTTGGCACTTTTAAGGAAACGTAGCACTGAAAAGAGTAGGGTGACTCAGCGTGCATTGGCTAAATACGCGAGCCACTATAGCAAAGAAGCATTGCACTACATAccagctaacgaaaaagcgtaatgcttcgtcctcagtctgaggtttgaccagggctctagccagcgccagttttgccgtaaatttacggaactttgctgcgtgttacggaaaaaattcaagaccaatccgtaaaccttgacggaaaaaaatcgggagaaaagatatagacagggcttgaacttttgcaaagatctccagaaaagaagtggaagtttgaagcgaggtcgattcaggccatttctatcttccgccggcggcaggtgacaaccccaaggtggcttCATAGGTAGgtgacaaacggaggcgcggaggttgccagtggttaattcgtgggccgagagaaaatcagcatcgtgtgcccccctccccactactagtgccccactacaattctggccggtcgcatcgggctgacgttttttcggctgttttccccggttcaccgctagttatagccacacaaaaaatactccgatagttaccaggctttccgtattttttttggtaaacattgttaaagttttacgccgagttacacgcactcttcccgcgaaaactgatgttgatagttttagacctcagaatcagatatcatctaccaataacagcgttcgttcacgccgcgtcgcggaaaatcgaccaatgacatacaagtctcgcggttcacgagaggttttatcagaaattgaaaTTTGGTGCGAAGATGGGACTTGAATCGACGAactttgatcaaatcaagtggaagttaccggagaaatcgaccatggaaaacatggaaggaaaatattgaacgtctttagggcgttctgtccaaagtagggtgtctcatttcctactatatttagtacagggcgcaaacgggaccggtacgacgcgtcgaccggtgttgaaaatgttttatttctgccgacttgaattcacgtgtatatttgtcaaataaataagaaagttttgtggtgctaaatttcatttatttgccgattaatcgattgtatacaacaaggcccaattaatttttcacccaaacttgcccctcaaaatgctggagaaagcgtttcagagggtctagatttaaaaatgtcccgggggggaatacccccggacctcgcgccttcggcgctcgatatgttaggtttgtacaaaattttagggcttacgggataaaatttcaggctggctagagccctgggtTTGACCGTTTTTCCTTTACCTTTTACGATAGAGTAACCTTTAAGCAGGTCTTTCAGTTGGCAAGACAGTATGTGTATACTGTATCCATGGCCACTAGATGGCCAATGGGCACTGTTTcagcccatggatactgtctatTGCCAACCGGAAGACCTGCTAGGCAATTAGGATAGAGAGGAAGATCAGAGTATACGGAACAAGAACAAAACTAATTTCCCATGTATCTTTAGCAGAGTTGAAAGTTTTTGTCCTCAAAATAGTTAAATACCAACCCAAAAGCTACATGTGCAACCCAGATTCCCGCATCAGATTCTACAAACGGATTTCAATCACCATTTTCACATCTCTATTGTATTTTGTTTCCCTTTTCAGGATTTACAGGCACTAGACCCAACATGATCCTCCTGTCTTAGAGATGTATACagcatatatacaaatgtacaccgACAGAAGGACTATGCTGGGTTTACAGACAGGATCCTAAATGGGGAGAACAAAAAATGGCCAtcgtggccaggtggtctttatacagaGTTAGTCACTGGTACAGGGAGTTCATACCTTCAGGCTCCagacatatgtatcatttggACACACTGGTACAATTTCAGCCACCTACTAGACTCCCATAACTAGTTATAATAGGTAGAAGTGGATCCGGGAAAATATTGACTACAGTTCAGACATATATATCTTCAGAATTAGATACTCGTGTGCAACGTCATATGGAGTGTTCATAGCTCCCCGGCCATATAGACACATATTTCATCAGGATTAGATATATACTCTAGTACAATTTCAGCCCCTACTTTAACTGGAAGTAGGTCAGGTAGACTAATGACTATTGTGccttaaatgcacttaagttcgcAATTTTGGGTAGGGAGAAAACAGAGTGTACgcagtggtttaaagtttgcggttcAAAAAATTGAAGTAGACTGGCAGACAACAAAGCAAGGTTTTCGCGGCGGTTTAAAGTTTACAACGAAAAGATTACTGCGAAGacggcgaacataaaaccagtgCAAACATACTCGTAGTTACAGTACTGCCAGTTCCAGACTGATTAAACTGCACAGTGCAGCCCCTGTGCCGCTGCCACAGGGGACCAGGATTAACTACAGTAACGTAATAAAGCTAATCACCCCCCAACCCTGTATGGTCAACCTGTGACATCACAGCGTTAAAATATACCAACCTAACAAAGGAATACATAggcaggtggaaatgagtacctagtctaagttaggaacgtccctcggataggacgttaaatggaggtcccgtgtttggggagagccacaccccacgtacgttaaagaacccaccacaccttttgaaacagagaaggggcatgccccggtgtgcgatggtccaaaaaccttaCAGCCAGTTGATACATGTCAGTAGTTGCCGATTCTTCGGCAGATGGACATTACATTGACATTACGGAAGCAGAAGAAGAAGCAATAGGAAATCTAGACTATTCACGTAGAACAGAAATGCAGGGCAGAGTTTCCCATCCAGCTCTAGATGATGTGGCTGTCCCTTTGTCAGGGTGATTAACTTGATTTGATTAAATTAGATTACATTAGCCTGCCTGAAGCTGGATGGTTTATCCTGGTCCCCTGGGTTACAAACTATCTGACTATACCAAACATGACTGTACCCTCCACAATTTTATGACTtagcaaaaagtggtcactataTACCCACTGTGGATAGGCAGTCACTATAGACATGTACAGTAGTATTGCAATATAGACAGATGGTCACTATACAGTAAAAGCtggtcatatacatgtatgtatcacaGTTAATCTAACCTATATACGGGTCCAGGAACAAGTGGCCACAGTGGTCATTATGCAAAGGTGGTCAGTAGTACAAGTTTGATGTAACAAACAGCATCACTTATAAGACACGGGATACAGTCAATGGGTCAAATTCTCTaacaatactgtacatgtccCCTCTACAAATCTCACCATCAGATTCTCTAAAGTAAGAACAaagaacagtggaccacagcttttATGTTATTCTCCAACTTTTCACTACCTatatctgttaaccaagaaatagtTATAGTCCTGCCTGATTTGAATCAAACTGGAACTGACAATAGAAAGTCTCAGCAACACACACCCCTCCCTACCTAACACCCTGACAGCACACAGGTATTCATAACACAAGTAATCGCATCAAGCTAACTAAAACCACACCTTGCTATACAGACATTCCAAAGCAAGAATTTTACAAGAAGGAAACAGGGGGTTGGGAGGAAAACAGTTACTCTctgatacgtcgatgaagattagacatccaggtagtaagatacggcaaaaatagttactcaagcaactggataaagttttgaaaacggtcaggcgtttcagacagcatccgctatcttttgtcagtgactatggaaaggactgggaaaccaggtttcataccaaaactcttaatagatatgtaaatggagttaagacaatttaggatgtcttgacataGTTTTCCCTACTCCAGTTACTGTGAAattaagaaaatgaatgaatgaaaagcATAGACTTCCCCTCAGAAAATCTAAGCTGTACATTTTTATTTCCAGCCCAGAagaacatgtatgtttgtttctgtAACCTCTGACCTATGACCTTTCTTTATGAGGCAACTTGATCTTGTAGCAACTGTTGTAACCCGATACCTCAGACGGGGTTAAATATAGCCGTCTGATTTATAGTGTGCTGATCATCAACTCCTTTTGGGGCAGGACGATAATAATAACGTTTTATTCTCTCGTACATTCTTTCTGACACAGGAATTAATGAACTACACTGGAAAAG contains these protein-coding regions:
- the LOC136425201 gene encoding tripartite motif-containing protein 2-like — encoded protein: MAAAPSTLGTQIHEKKLSCSICLELFTRPKVLPCQHTFCQDCLQDHAGGKARFLCPNCRRRVRMPRQGVAGFPDSLLVRNLCERLQDQATLSEETKEQPQSGNRCSFHPSEEVKLYCKQCSVPVCNKCLDEIHSDHVTITQKKALEDFASLCERLQNQATLSGETREQPQPGSMCSLHPSEELKLYCKQCQVPLCVDCIEENHDGHPTMSLKKNIQVQRASVQALIDEGRNILESYCTFLHGLREQEKNMKEQKEQTDNSIVQTYNQMVQKFTESKDHLLAEAEQNHRMHIKVVQDSSDAVSADINELSAACDGAEQEMKQVQVNFSTQQTRMTEVVGKYRKKAVPSPVHTQRVVFQPTDTPVEGLGYVRSLLSEAISAAPTAETTMVTFGGEGTQPGKFKDPRGVTVSEEGEIFVADRENKRIQVFTLQGTFINQFPTIVPDGEEMEPWDVALDGEGNLWVVGYIERGPLKKPCIGQHFTHFCFVAQYTKQGRVLRKFGIQKFPEFPIARGIVVDTKLNRIIVNRPSGQLTNQEDADDVGFLRAYRPDGTFLEEMGFFYGEMVYPVYMTMDQEGNILVSDCEKDCVHVYNEQGERVKQFGGGGSDGGQIHQAGGICTDRAGNVIVVDSINGRMAMFDKTGRFLKHIATGLKFPNALAMAPQGQLVVTNCVDHKVTVLGS